The following proteins are co-located in the Shouchella hunanensis genome:
- a CDS encoding FMN-dependent NADH-azoreductase: MTSLLYITANPNDHLTSVGMATGKAFIEKYKELNPNDEVIHIDLYKENIPHIDSEVFSGWAKLRSGNHFDELTEQEKNKVSRLNELNEQFISADKFVFVTPFWNFSYPPVMKAYLDAVSVAGKSFKYSPDGQPIGLLTDKKALHIQARGGIYSENPTIELEMGHRHLETMMNFFGVPSFQGLFVEGHNKMPDDAQEIKVDGIKRAEELAKTF, encoded by the coding sequence TTGACATCTTTATTGTATATTACAGCAAACCCTAACGATCACTTAACATCAGTTGGTATGGCAACAGGAAAAGCGTTTATTGAGAAATATAAAGAACTAAACCCTAACGATGAGGTCATACACATTGATTTGTATAAAGAAAATATACCTCACATTGATTCAGAGGTATTTAGTGGTTGGGCAAAATTAAGATCAGGAAATCATTTTGATGAACTAACTGAACAAGAAAAAAATAAAGTTAGTCGTCTTAACGAGTTAAATGAACAATTTATTTCAGCTGACAAGTTCGTTTTTGTTACGCCATTTTGGAACTTTTCCTATCCACCAGTAATGAAAGCGTATCTAGATGCTGTTTCTGTCGCAGGTAAATCATTCAAATATTCACCGGATGGTCAACCAATAGGGCTATTAACCGATAAGAAGGCTCTACACATTCAAGCGCGTGGTGGGATTTATTCAGAAAACCCAACAATTGAACTAGAAATGGGTCATCGTCACTTAGAGACAATGATGAACTTTTTTGGTGTTCCATCTTTTCAAGGGCTTTTTGTGGAAGGTCATAACAAGATGCCAGATGACGCACAAGAAATAAAAGTGGATGGCATTAAGCGAGCAGAAGAATTGGCTAAAACGTTTTAA
- a CDS encoding DsbA family protein translates to MNNKGMSLVYVWDAYCGWCYGFSDSLKAFHASHPELKLTVLSGGLFIGSKKSSIGSYPHIPEANKRIHKLTGAEFGEKYEKLLEEGSFVLDSEAAARGLSALKYFAPDKAYKLASEMQIKFYVEGKSLSSEKTYLEIARNNSLDADAVINRFNSNISAKDAYNEFEQVQALGINSFPTLLLKKGDELIPLGGGVMTNEKLEIRLNEAM, encoded by the coding sequence ATGAACAATAAAGGGATGTCTCTTGTCTATGTGTGGGATGCATATTGTGGATGGTGCTACGGTTTCTCTGATAGTTTAAAGGCTTTCCACGCATCCCATCCTGAGTTGAAATTAACCGTTTTGTCAGGTGGCTTATTTATTGGATCTAAGAAGAGCTCGATAGGCTCTTACCCGCATATTCCAGAAGCTAACAAGAGAATTCACAAGTTAACAGGGGCAGAATTTGGAGAAAAATACGAAAAGCTATTAGAGGAAGGCTCTTTTGTATTAGATTCAGAAGCCGCTGCTAGAGGGCTGTCAGCTTTGAAGTACTTTGCCCCTGATAAAGCCTATAAATTAGCTTCGGAAATGCAGATTAAATTTTATGTTGAAGGAAAAAGTCTAAGTTCTGAGAAAACATATCTTGAAATTGCTAGAAACAACAGTTTAGATGCAGACGCTGTGATAAATAGATTTAATAGTAATATTTCTGCCAAAGACGCCTATAATGAATTTGAACAGGTTCAAGCTCTGGGGATCAATAGTTTTCCGACATTGCTTCTTAAAAAAGGTGATGAATTAATTCCTCTTGGCGGAGGAGTTATGACTAATGAAAAATTGGAAATACGTTTAAATGAAGCAATGTAA
- a CDS encoding cyclophilin-like fold protein — MNYKKLVIFTLVFFLIGCSTEDQIDSNEDDNIENDITNNDEAGEINEGGEERDLEDQIESEVDSMNQIQFTFENGTFNGVLYENETTNALIEQLPLSITMVDLHNNEKYYDLDESLPTQSERVNNISKGDLMLFNSNTLVLFYEDFSTSYSYTKLGYVEDPDQLGPVLGTGDIEVNIQLIN; from the coding sequence ATGAACTATAAAAAGTTAGTTATTTTTACACTAGTGTTTTTCCTAATCGGCTGTTCAACGGAAGACCAAATAGATTCAAATGAGGACGATAATATTGAAAATGATATCACAAATAACGACGAAGCCGGAGAAATAAACGAAGGTGGAGAGGAAAGGGATTTAGAAGATCAGATTGAAAGTGAGGTGGATTCAATGAATCAAATACAATTTACATTTGAAAACGGGACTTTTAATGGCGTTTTATATGAGAATGAAACAACTAATGCTTTAATTGAACAGTTGCCGTTGTCCATTACAATGGTAGATTTGCACAACAACGAGAAATATTATGATTTAGATGAATCGTTGCCAACACAGAGTGAACGCGTGAACAATATATCAAAAGGTGATTTAATGCTTTTTAATTCAAATACACTTGTCTTGTTCTATGAAGATTTCTCAACGTCCTATTCTTATACGAAGTTGGGATATGTTGAAGACCCTGATCAACTGGGGCCGGTCTTAGGCACGGGAGATATAGAAGTAAACATTCAATTAATTAACTAA
- a CDS encoding NAD(P)-dependent oxidoreductase: protein MKIGIIGASGKAGSFILNEAIDRGHEVTAIVRNSAKILKDNIAIVEKNLFDLKKEDLVKFDVVINAFKAPNGQEHQHIDAGRVLLEALKNNQETRLIVVGGAGSLYVDESNTSKVFETLDFPKAYLPTAKNMGDNLEELKNSTGIQWTYISPGGFFDPEGNRNGTYLKGKDQLILNAKGESYISYADYAIAVLDEIENPMHKNERFAVVGER, encoded by the coding sequence ATGAAAATTGGTATTATTGGAGCTAGTGGTAAAGCAGGTAGTTTTATTCTTAATGAAGCAATTGATCGCGGGCATGAAGTAACAGCCATTGTCCGCAATTCAGCTAAGATATTGAAAGATAATATAGCCATAGTTGAGAAGAATTTATTTGATCTAAAAAAAGAAGATTTAGTAAAGTTCGATGTGGTGATTAATGCTTTTAAAGCTCCAAATGGACAAGAACACCAACACATTGATGCAGGTAGAGTATTATTAGAGGCTTTAAAAAATAATCAAGAAACTAGATTAATTGTAGTTGGCGGCGCGGGCAGCCTATATGTGGATGAGTCAAACACTTCAAAGGTCTTTGAAACTCTTGATTTCCCAAAAGCGTATCTTCCAACCGCCAAAAATATGGGGGATAATTTAGAAGAACTCAAAAATTCCACAGGAATTCAATGGACTTATATTAGTCCCGGAGGTTTTTTTGATCCAGAAGGAAATAGAAATGGAACTTATTTAAAAGGTAAAGATCAATTAATTTTAAATGCTAAGGGTGAGAGTTATATTAGCTACGCAGATTATGCTATTGCTGTTCTTGATGAAATTGAAAATCCAATGCATAAGAATGAGCGTTTTGCTGTAGTTGGAGAACGCTAA
- a CDS encoding Rrf2 family transcriptional regulator, producing the protein MINTRLSVAIHILALISKDNTLSSEKIASSVNTNPVVIRRIRGQLKKAGIIDVKRGLSGASLTRNPIDIDLLDIYRAVHINEELFRVHNNPNPECEVGRNIQSTLNSTFDEVQAKLENELKNITLDYVINKLQ; encoded by the coding sequence ATGATAAACACGCGACTTTCTGTAGCTATCCATATACTTGCTCTTATATCTAAGGACAATACATTATCCTCCGAAAAGATCGCGAGTAGTGTGAACACCAATCCCGTTGTCATTAGAAGGATTAGAGGTCAATTAAAAAAAGCTGGAATTATAGATGTAAAAAGAGGGCTTTCTGGAGCTAGCTTAACAAGAAATCCTATTGATATTGATTTACTTGATATCTATAGAGCTGTTCATATAAATGAAGAGTTATTCCGGGTTCATAATAATCCAAATCCGGAATGCGAGGTAGGAAGAAACATTCAATCTACACTCAATAGTACGTTTGATGAGGTACAAGCGAAGTTAGAAAATGAACTTAAAAATATTACATTGGATTACGTTATTAATAAACTTCAATAA